A genomic stretch from Streptomyces sp. QL37 includes:
- a CDS encoding MFS transporter, protein MSATPVPPEARQSAPEPGQESTSPRRLRTVVLASLLGTTVEWYDFFLYSTAAGLVFNKLFFPTADGTVGTMLSFATFAVGFVARPVGGLLFGHLGDRIGRKHTLAFTMGLMGVSTALIGLLPTYEQVGVLAPALLLVLRVAQGVALGGEWAGAVLLAVEYGPAGRKGRFGSFPQIGLAIGLALGTGVFALLSNVLSESAFLDYGWRIAFLISLVLVVVGLTVRLKIDETPAFRAARRLQELPRAAPLVELLREPAARRHVLLGMLARWGEGAAFNTWAVFAITYATGTLELERTPVLLAVTAAALVMAALIPVSGAAVDRYGARRVYLVGMAAFTVSVFPAFWLFGTGGAWAFAAALVVTLGIVHGSFYGAQGTLFAALFATPVRYTGMSFVYQVSGIFASGVTPLIMTALLALGTGSPWWACGYLALTGLVSVWATSRLRDEDQHVPTGRAASTPPPSADPLSLVGAGAGGAEGART, encoded by the coding sequence GTGAGCGCCACGCCCGTGCCCCCGGAGGCACGGCAGAGCGCTCCGGAGCCGGGGCAGGAATCGACGTCTCCCCGGCGGCTGAGGACCGTGGTACTCGCCAGCCTGCTCGGCACCACGGTGGAGTGGTACGACTTCTTCCTCTACAGCACGGCTGCCGGCCTGGTCTTCAACAAGCTGTTCTTCCCCACGGCCGACGGCACCGTCGGCACGATGCTGTCGTTCGCGACGTTCGCGGTGGGTTTCGTCGCCCGGCCCGTGGGCGGCCTGCTCTTCGGGCACCTCGGCGACCGGATCGGCCGCAAGCACACCCTCGCCTTCACCATGGGCCTCATGGGGGTCTCCACCGCGCTGATCGGTCTGCTGCCCACGTACGAGCAGGTCGGTGTCCTCGCCCCCGCTCTGCTTCTGGTCCTGCGCGTCGCACAGGGTGTGGCGCTGGGCGGGGAGTGGGCCGGGGCGGTGCTGCTGGCCGTGGAGTACGGGCCTGCGGGGCGCAAGGGCCGGTTCGGCAGCTTTCCGCAGATCGGGCTCGCCATCGGGCTGGCGCTGGGCACCGGGGTGTTCGCGCTGCTGAGCAATGTGCTGAGCGAGTCGGCGTTCCTCGACTACGGATGGCGGATCGCCTTCCTCATCAGCCTGGTGCTCGTCGTGGTCGGACTGACCGTGCGCCTGAAGATCGATGAGACGCCCGCCTTCCGTGCGGCGCGCCGCCTCCAGGAACTGCCCCGCGCGGCGCCGCTGGTGGAGCTGTTGCGTGAGCCGGCCGCGCGCCGTCACGTCCTGCTGGGCATGCTCGCGCGGTGGGGCGAGGGGGCGGCCTTCAACACCTGGGCGGTGTTCGCCATCACGTACGCGACGGGGACGCTGGAGCTGGAGCGCACCCCGGTGCTGCTCGCGGTCACGGCCGCGGCGCTCGTCATGGCCGCGCTGATTCCGGTGTCGGGAGCCGCCGTCGACCGCTACGGGGCCCGCCGGGTCTACCTCGTGGGGATGGCCGCGTTCACCGTCTCGGTCTTCCCGGCGTTCTGGCTGTTCGGGACCGGCGGGGCCTGGGCGTTCGCGGCGGCACTCGTCGTGACGCTCGGGATCGTGCACGGCTCGTTCTACGGCGCCCAGGGGACCCTGTTCGCGGCCCTGTTCGCCACGCCGGTGCGGTACACGGGCATGTCGTTCGTCTACCAGGTGTCCGGCATCTTCGCGTCCGGCGTCACGCCTCTGATCATGACCGCGCTCCTCGCTCTCGGTACGGGCAGCCCGTGGTGGGCCTGCGGCTACCTGGCGCTGACCGGCCTGGTGAGCGTGTGGGCGACCAGCCGGCTGCGGGACGAGGACCAGCACGTGCCGACCGGACGTGCCGCCTCGACCCCTCCCCCATCGGCGGACCCGCTCTCCCTGGTGGGGGCCGGCGCGGGGGGTGCCGAGGGCGCCCGGACCTGA
- a CDS encoding NtaA/DmoA family FMN-dependent monooxygenase (This protein belongs to a clade of FMN-dependent monooxygenases, within a broader family of flavin-dependent oxidoreductases, the luciferase-like monooxygenase (LMM) family, some of whose members use coenzyme F420 rather than FMN.), translating to MTEQNSLPQLHLGVFFTGVGPQLIWTDPEAPSHTEFETFVGIAQSLERGLFDAFFLGEGLRVRENRGKVFDLDVAGRPDAITQLSALAAVTERIGLVATQNTTYNYPADLARRLASLDLLSDGRAGWNIVTTDNAWTGANFRHGGWLEHERRYERAGQFVEAAKELWASWAPDAVAPDGQAASWARPGSAGLVERDSDLVRLRATATVPGSRQGRPVLFQAGDSDGGRELAARHADVVFSANTEYAKAVAYAADLRDRLARHGRTPDALRILPGASVVLGDTAADAEEKARWVRGEQVNGVRALAFLEQYWGTDLSAYDPDGPLPDIEPSEGELDPSRGTISIERRSGKQALIRKWRDLASERGLSIRELVLEVSPGHPSFVGTPSAVADEWARYVTTRAVDGFNLLPHLLPASVTDIVDKLVPELQERGVYRTAYRGTTLREHLDLPPL from the coding sequence ATGACCGAGCAGAATTCCCTTCCGCAGCTGCACCTCGGTGTGTTCTTCACGGGCGTCGGGCCCCAGCTGATCTGGACCGACCCGGAAGCACCCTCACACACGGAGTTCGAGACATTCGTCGGGATCGCGCAGTCCCTGGAACGCGGGTTGTTCGACGCCTTCTTCCTCGGTGAGGGCCTGCGGGTGCGCGAGAACCGTGGCAAGGTCTTCGACCTCGACGTGGCGGGCCGGCCCGACGCGATCACACAGCTGTCCGCGCTCGCGGCCGTGACCGAGCGGATCGGCCTGGTGGCCACCCAGAACACCACCTACAACTATCCGGCCGACCTGGCCCGCCGGCTGGCCAGCCTGGATCTGCTCTCGGACGGCCGGGCCGGCTGGAACATCGTCACCACCGACAACGCCTGGACCGGAGCCAACTTCCGTCACGGAGGCTGGCTGGAGCACGAGCGCCGCTACGAGCGTGCGGGGCAGTTCGTCGAGGCGGCCAAGGAGCTGTGGGCGTCCTGGGCCCCGGACGCCGTCGCGCCCGACGGGCAAGCCGCGAGCTGGGCGCGGCCCGGGTCGGCCGGCCTCGTGGAGCGCGACTCCGACCTGGTGAGACTGCGTGCCACCGCCACCGTGCCGGGCAGCCGGCAGGGCCGCCCGGTGCTGTTCCAGGCCGGGGACTCGGACGGCGGCCGTGAACTCGCGGCCCGCCACGCCGATGTCGTTTTCTCCGCCAACACCGAATACGCCAAGGCCGTGGCCTACGCCGCCGACCTGCGCGACCGGCTGGCCCGCCACGGACGGACGCCGGACGCGCTGCGGATCCTGCCGGGAGCGAGCGTCGTACTCGGCGACACCGCGGCCGACGCGGAGGAGAAGGCACGCTGGGTACGAGGCGAGCAGGTCAACGGGGTGCGGGCCCTGGCCTTCCTCGAACAGTACTGGGGCACCGACCTCTCCGCCTACGACCCGGACGGCCCGCTCCCCGACATCGAGCCCAGCGAGGGCGAACTCGACCCCTCGCGCGGCACGATCTCCATCGAGCGCCGCAGCGGCAAGCAGGCCCTGATCCGGAAGTGGCGAGACCTGGCATCCGAACGCGGCCTGTCCATACGCGAGTTGGTTCTCGAAGTGTCCCCGGGGCACCCGTCGTTCGTCGGTACTCCTTCGGCCGTCGCCGACGAGTGGGCCCGTTACGTCACAACCCGTGCCGTCGACGGCTTCAACCTCCTGCCGCACCTGCTCCCGGCCTCCGTCACGGACATCGTCGACAAACTCGTTCCGGAACTCCAGGAACGGGGCGTCTACCGCACCGCGTACCGGGGGACAACACTGCGCGAGCACCTCGACCTGCCCCCGCTGTAG
- a CDS encoding LLM class flavin-dependent oxidoreductase — translation MTDREAGLAGLHLALEADGDGAHPAAWRHSGRPPGAVLAPRALREVVAAAEHAGFGLVTFADSPLPPGASPGPAGRLEAGTRASYVAPLTDRIGLAPTLHVATTEPFHLATQLASLDHASHGRAGWVIGAAAGEDELATVGAAALPAAALVRETADVIDAARALWDSWEDDAVIKDVASGRFLDSRRVHHIDFEGASFTVKGPLITPRPPQGQIVVLAPDALDADARADVVLVGRPGLAEVAARAATAREAGAPLVFAEVEVVLDAAAPAADRLAELDAAAGRPETGRLRHVGSAEALLDLLRELAESVDGVRLHPAVLAVDLPVLAERVLPKVTGAGPWAGTTLRETLGLVRPANRFAAVPATNA, via the coding sequence ATGACCGACCGAGAAGCCGGGCTCGCCGGCCTGCATCTCGCCCTGGAGGCCGACGGCGACGGCGCCCACCCGGCCGCCTGGCGCCACTCCGGGCGGCCGCCTGGGGCCGTTCTGGCACCCCGCGCGCTGCGCGAGGTGGTCGCCGCAGCCGAGCATGCCGGCTTCGGCCTCGTCACCTTCGCCGACTCACCGCTGCCGCCCGGTGCGAGCCCTGGGCCGGCCGGACGACTGGAGGCCGGCACGCGTGCCTCGTACGTCGCCCCCCTGACCGACCGGATCGGCCTCGCGCCCACGCTGCACGTCGCGACCACGGAACCCTTCCACCTCGCCACCCAGCTGGCGAGTCTGGACCACGCCTCGCACGGCAGGGCGGGCTGGGTGATCGGTGCGGCCGCGGGCGAGGACGAACTCGCCACCGTCGGGGCAGCGGCGCTTCCCGCAGCCGCGCTGGTCCGTGAGACCGCCGATGTCATCGACGCCGCCCGCGCCCTGTGGGACTCGTGGGAGGACGACGCGGTCATCAAGGATGTGGCGAGCGGCCGGTTCCTGGACTCGCGGAGGGTGCACCACATCGACTTCGAGGGCGCTTCCTTCACCGTCAAAGGCCCCTTGATCACGCCGCGTCCACCACAGGGCCAGATCGTCGTCCTGGCCCCGGACGCACTGGACGCCGACGCACGCGCCGATGTCGTGCTGGTGGGGCGGCCCGGTCTCGCCGAGGTCGCGGCCCGCGCGGCCACGGCCAGGGAAGCGGGCGCGCCACTGGTCTTCGCCGAGGTGGAGGTGGTCCTCGACGCGGCGGCCCCCGCCGCGGACCGGCTCGCCGAGCTGGACGCTGCCGCCGGCCGGCCGGAGACCGGACGGCTGCGCCATGTCGGCTCCGCGGAGGCACTGCTGGACCTGCTGCGCGAGCTGGCCGAGTCGGTCGACGGAGTCAGGCTGCACCCGGCGGTACTCGCCGTCGACCTGCCGGTCCTGGCCGAGCGGGTGCTGCCGAAGGTGACCGGGGCGGGGCCATGGGCGGGTACCACCCTGCGCGAAACGCTCGGCCTCGTCCGTCCCGCCAACCGATTCGCCGCCGTGCCGGCCACGAACGCCTGA
- a CDS encoding putative leader peptide produces MRTRSARASDDRVQPRAGTLGLLVARRHVDLLRVSSALCPGTSPRR; encoded by the coding sequence ATGCGGACGCGATCCGCCCGCGCATCCGACGACCGCGTGCAGCCTCGCGCGGGGACTCTCGGGCTGCTGGTCGCCCGGCGCCACGTCGACCTGCTCCGGGTGAGCAGCGCGCTGTGTCCGGGGACCTCTCCGCGCCGCTGA
- a CDS encoding GNAT family N-acetyltransferase, which yields MSAELPSDAGVLSPTGVPGPRGSLATGLPSRPSNAPRTAPGTSCDGTVRWTATGWEHPDALALRRRMDAELRPRYAPFDALRAGRRPGPPTAGEIAVTWLAYDGAGPLATASLRLLRRNDCEDLHEVKRVYVHDEHRGRGLARAALDAVEGSARALGVERLLLQTGKLQPEAMGLYERQGWSRVPCYPPYDTDPFSVCYGKHL from the coding sequence ATGAGCGCGGAGCTGCCCTCGGACGCGGGCGTCCTGTCGCCGACCGGGGTCCCGGGACCCCGCGGAAGCCTCGCCACGGGCCTGCCGAGCCGTCCCTCGAACGCCCCCCGGACCGCGCCGGGGACCTCCTGCGACGGCACCGTGCGCTGGACGGCCACCGGCTGGGAGCACCCGGACGCGCTCGCCCTGCGCCGGCGGATGGACGCCGAACTGCGGCCGCGTTACGCGCCCTTCGACGCTCTGCGTGCGGGTCGGCGGCCGGGTCCGCCGACCGCCGGGGAGATAGCGGTCACCTGGCTCGCGTACGACGGCGCAGGCCCGCTGGCGACAGCCTCCCTGAGACTGCTCCGACGGAACGACTGCGAGGACCTCCACGAGGTCAAGCGCGTCTACGTGCACGACGAGCACCGAGGGCGCGGTCTGGCCAGGGCGGCGCTCGACGCCGTGGAGGGGAGCGCCCGGGCGCTCGGCGTGGAACGGCTTCTCCTCCAGACAGGCAAGCTGCAACCGGAGGCCATGGGCCTCTACGAGCGGCAGGGCTGGAGCCGTGTCCCCTGCTACCCGCCCTACGACACCGACCCGTTCAGCGTCTGCTACGGCAAACACCTATGA
- a CDS encoding DUF1684 domain-containing protein — protein MTVQEVDQETFVQEWEQWHREHDEVLAGPHGFLAITSLHWLSPEPTRFEDAPGAWSSTPGGVVVELTEGEELTVDGVAVRGRHDFGVIGERDSLYPGFGDAVIEVAKRGGHDILRPRHPGNALRTAFTRTPSYAPDPRWVRTGRFVPFDTPRAVTVGASVEGLEHVYDSPGQVEFELDGTVHRLTVFNGKDAGSLTVLFTDKTSGVTTYAANRSLGIAPPDAEGRVRLDFNRAANLPCAYTDLATCPLPPAENRLPVAIETGERIPLERGGQP, from the coding sequence ATGACTGTCCAAGAAGTCGACCAGGAGACTTTCGTCCAGGAGTGGGAGCAGTGGCACCGTGAGCACGACGAGGTGCTCGCCGGACCCCACGGGTTCCTCGCCATCACGAGCCTGCACTGGCTGAGCCCCGAACCGACCCGCTTCGAGGACGCCCCCGGGGCCTGGTCGAGCACGCCCGGCGGAGTGGTGGTCGAGCTGACGGAGGGTGAGGAACTCACCGTCGACGGCGTGGCGGTGCGCGGCCGTCACGACTTCGGTGTCATCGGGGAGCGGGACAGTCTGTACCCCGGCTTCGGCGACGCGGTGATCGAGGTCGCCAAGCGGGGCGGACACGACATCCTGCGTCCGCGCCACCCCGGAAACGCCCTCCGCACCGCCTTCACGCGGACCCCGTCGTACGCCCCCGACCCCCGCTGGGTCCGCACCGGCCGCTTCGTGCCCTTCGACACCCCGCGCGCGGTGACCGTGGGCGCGTCGGTCGAAGGCCTGGAGCATGTCTACGATTCCCCCGGCCAGGTCGAGTTCGAGCTGGACGGCACGGTTCACCGGCTCACGGTGTTCAACGGGAAGGACGCGGGCAGCCTGACCGTGCTGTTCACGGACAAGACCTCAGGGGTGACCACCTACGCGGCGAACCGCTCCCTGGGGATCGCGCCCCCGGACGCCGAGGGCAGGGTGCGTCTCGACTTCAACCGGGCCGCGAATCTTCCCTGCGCCTACACGGACCTGGCGACCTGCCCGCTGCCCCCGGCGGAGAACCGGCTGCCCGTCGCGATCGAGACCGGCGAGAGGATCCCTCTGGAGCGCGGCGGACAGCCCTGA
- a CDS encoding AI-2E family transporter: MSVTLSSTKARAALRVSARVSGELLLVLVMTAVAVWALGRMWSVVWPLIVGLLLTTLTWPTARFLRRRGWPPALAASVVTVLFLLVAAGVVALIAVPVSSQSGELADGVVEGIQRLREWASGPPLNIGDDQITGAFDSATARIQDSLGSMVTTVVTGVSTVVNGVVTAVLAVFLMFFMLKDGPRFLPWLERQLPGRLATDIPAVAARGWDTLGEFVRSQAYVGLLDAVLIGLGLWIVGVPLVLPLAVLTFVSAFVPIVGALFAGFVAVLIALVSNGLTDALIVLAIIVVVQQLEGNVFQPMIQSRGLGLHAAVILLAVTLGGSLAGIVGSLLAVPAAALIAVAWNYLREQLGEERQEPEASPGGDPS; this comes from the coding sequence ATGTCTGTCACGTTGAGCTCCACCAAAGCCCGCGCCGCCCTCCGCGTCTCGGCCCGCGTCTCAGGCGAGTTGCTGCTCGTCCTTGTCATGACCGCAGTGGCGGTGTGGGCGCTGGGGCGGATGTGGTCGGTCGTCTGGCCCCTCATAGTCGGCCTGCTGCTCACCACACTGACGTGGCCCACGGCGCGATTCCTGCGCCGGCGCGGCTGGCCCCCGGCCCTCGCGGCTTCTGTGGTGACCGTGCTGTTCCTGCTGGTCGCCGCGGGAGTCGTGGCGCTGATCGCGGTACCGGTGTCCTCCCAGTCAGGGGAACTGGCCGACGGGGTGGTCGAAGGCATCCAGAGGCTGCGCGAGTGGGCCTCCGGGCCACCCCTCAACATCGGTGACGACCAGATCACCGGTGCGTTCGACTCCGCGACCGCCCGCATCCAGGACAGCCTGGGCAGCATGGTCACCACCGTCGTCACGGGTGTCAGCACGGTGGTCAACGGTGTGGTCACCGCTGTCCTGGCGGTCTTCCTGATGTTCTTCATGCTCAAGGACGGCCCCCGGTTCCTGCCTTGGCTGGAGCGCCAGCTGCCCGGTCGGCTCGCCACCGATATTCCTGCCGTGGCGGCCCGTGGCTGGGACACCCTGGGCGAATTCGTGCGCTCCCAGGCCTATGTCGGCCTGCTCGACGCGGTCCTCATCGGCCTCGGCCTGTGGATCGTGGGGGTGCCGCTCGTGCTCCCACTGGCCGTGCTGACCTTCGTGTCCGCGTTCGTGCCGATCGTGGGAGCCCTGTTCGCAGGATTCGTCGCCGTTCTCATCGCCCTGGTGTCGAACGGACTGACCGACGCGCTGATCGTGCTGGCGATCATCGTCGTGGTGCAGCAGCTCGAGGGCAACGTGTTCCAGCCCATGATCCAGAGCCGCGGGCTCGGTCTGCACGCCGCTGTGATCCTGCTCGCCGTGACGTTGGGGGGAAGCCTCGCCGGCATCGTGGGCAGCCTGCTCGCCGTACCGGCCGCCGCGCTGATCGCGGTGGCCTGGAACTATCTGCGTGAACAGCTCGGTGAGGAGCGGCAGGAGCCGGAAGCGTCACCCGGTGGCGACCCGTCATGA
- a CDS encoding family 43 glycosylhydrolase gives MPSRSPRRPTRHLGTLIAALLGLVLGLLPAVTAPAAAAPSPEPAAAAGTFRNPLNTGPDPFMTHWSGNYYLTTTQGDSIKMWRSRSLGDLAATDPVTVWTDSDPSRNRNIWAPEFYRFGDRWYLYYTADDGVDDHHRLYVLESERDDPTGPYHFKAKLAPPNHADEFAIDAGILQMNGRLYLAYSGINQYQHNGLNIAPMSRPYTVSGNAVAFDAAGGCPEVREGPEFLYRNGRVWMTYSACDTGKPDYQIRMMSLPAGADPLVPGAWYQHPDAVFSRADDRGVFGPGHHAFFRSPDGTEDWIVYHAKTTSASTYTNRTTRAQKFTWRADGTPDFGRPLALGATQDLPSGDPGSGNYWINDDGRSSGAGGVTYSGAWNSGTGCATQCFWSDDHWSDSTGATATFSFTGTRIALLSVKDTGNGYAAISIDGGPEQTVDFHGAIRIGEAVQYKSPRLGNGNHTLRIRVTGQRNAQSQGSFVSVDRAEVYVN, from the coding sequence ATGCCCTCACGATCGCCCCGACGCCCCACAAGACACCTCGGCACCCTCATCGCCGCCCTCCTCGGGCTGGTCCTGGGCCTCCTGCCCGCCGTCACGGCCCCGGCCGCGGCAGCGCCGTCCCCCGAACCTGCGGCCGCGGCCGGCACGTTCCGCAATCCGCTCAACACCGGACCCGACCCGTTCATGACCCACTGGAGCGGGAACTACTACCTCACCACCACGCAGGGCGACAGCATCAAGATGTGGCGCTCACGCTCCCTCGGCGACCTCGCCGCCACCGACCCCGTCACCGTGTGGACCGACTCCGATCCCTCCCGCAACCGCAACATCTGGGCTCCGGAGTTCTACCGCTTCGGTGACCGCTGGTACCTCTACTACACGGCGGACGACGGCGTCGACGACCACCACCGCCTGTACGTGCTGGAGTCGGAGCGCGACGACCCCACCGGCCCGTACCACTTCAAGGCGAAGCTCGCCCCGCCCAACCACGCCGACGAATTCGCCATCGACGCCGGCATCCTCCAGATGAACGGCCGCCTCTACCTCGCCTACAGCGGCATCAACCAGTACCAGCACAACGGCCTGAACATCGCCCCGATGTCCAGGCCGTACACCGTCTCCGGGAACGCCGTCGCCTTCGACGCGGCAGGCGGGTGCCCGGAGGTACGCGAGGGGCCGGAGTTCCTCTACCGCAACGGCCGCGTATGGATGACGTACTCCGCCTGCGACACCGGCAAGCCCGACTACCAGATCCGGATGATGTCGCTTCCGGCGGGCGCCGATCCGCTGGTACCCGGCGCCTGGTACCAGCATCCGGACGCGGTGTTCTCACGGGCCGACGACCGAGGCGTGTTCGGCCCCGGCCACCACGCCTTCTTCCGCTCCCCGGACGGCACGGAGGACTGGATCGTCTATCACGCGAAGACCACCTCCGCGTCCACGTACACCAACCGCACCACCCGGGCGCAGAAGTTCACCTGGCGCGCCGACGGCACTCCGGACTTCGGCCGGCCCCTCGCCCTCGGCGCCACCCAGGACCTGCCCTCCGGCGATCCCGGTTCCGGCAATTACTGGATCAACGACGACGGCCGCTCCAGCGGGGCGGGCGGCGTGACCTACAGCGGCGCCTGGAACTCCGGCACAGGCTGTGCGACCCAGTGCTTCTGGAGCGACGACCACTGGAGCGACAGCACGGGCGCCACGGCGACGTTCTCCTTCACCGGCACCCGCATCGCTCTGCTGTCCGTGAAGGACACGGGCAACGGTTACGCGGCCATCAGCATCGACGGCGGGCCGGAGCAGACGGTGGACTTCCACGGCGCCATCCGCATCGGAGAGGCCGTGCAGTACAAGAGCCCGCGGCTCGGGAACGGCAACCACACCCTCCGCATCCGGGTGACCGGGCAGCGCAACGCCCAGTCCCAGGGGTCCTTCGTGAGCGTCGACCGTGCCGAGGTCTACGTCAACTGA
- a CDS encoding dihydrofolate reductase family protein: MAEVVLDVSLSLDGFTTGPDVREEEPMGDGGEQLHEWMAGEGPDGAVDTAVREEVGASVGATVIGRRTFDLGLGPWGGTPWPGVPGFVVTHRTREDLPGGNGGTFAFDGLRAAVRRAKEAAGDKDVLVLGADVARQLLAAGLLDEVRIHLVPLLLGGGTPLFAGERAQLIQQGRPARGSVTHLRYRVPKR, from the coding sequence ATGGCCGAAGTGGTGCTGGACGTGTCGCTGTCCCTGGACGGGTTCACGACCGGACCCGACGTCCGGGAGGAGGAACCCATGGGGGACGGCGGCGAACAGCTGCACGAGTGGATGGCCGGGGAGGGGCCTGACGGTGCGGTCGACACCGCAGTCCGTGAGGAGGTGGGCGCGTCGGTCGGGGCCACCGTCATCGGCCGGCGCACCTTCGACCTCGGCCTGGGCCCGTGGGGCGGCACGCCTTGGCCCGGCGTCCCCGGCTTCGTCGTCACCCACCGCACCAGGGAGGACCTGCCCGGCGGCAACGGCGGAACGTTCGCCTTCGACGGGCTGCGGGCCGCGGTCCGTCGCGCCAAGGAGGCCGCGGGGGACAAGGACGTCCTGGTGCTGGGTGCCGACGTCGCCCGCCAGCTGCTCGCGGCGGGGCTGCTCGACGAGGTGCGCATCCACCTCGTCCCCCTGCTGCTGGGAGGGGGCACGCCTCTGTTCGCCGGGGAGCGGGCCCAGCTGATCCAGCAGGGGAGACCCGCGAGGGGGTCCGTGACCCACCTTCGCTACCGCGTCCCGAAGCGGTAG
- a CDS encoding TetR/AcrR family transcriptional regulator translates to MPGQRSDARRNYARILEVAEAEVSTHGADASLEQIARVAGVGSATVRRHFPTRQALLQAVFHERIEALCERARKLEGARDSRAALLTWLHDLLAYAVSARGLADALTYEPPTRDPHQDSCGAALEAAGAPLLRSAVSDGSVKETVTFHDLITLTVGIALATEQHSDAAEQADRLLRLAVDGVSPGSSAR, encoded by the coding sequence ATGCCCGGTCAGCGCTCAGACGCACGCCGTAACTACGCCCGCATCCTGGAAGTGGCCGAAGCCGAGGTCTCGACACACGGCGCCGACGCTTCCCTCGAACAGATCGCGCGCGTCGCAGGCGTCGGCTCAGCGACCGTGCGCCGTCACTTCCCCACCCGGCAGGCCCTGCTGCAAGCCGTCTTCCACGAGCGCATCGAGGCCCTCTGCGAACGCGCGCGGAAACTGGAGGGGGCGCGAGACAGCCGTGCGGCACTCCTGACCTGGCTCCACGATCTGCTCGCGTACGCGGTGTCCGCCCGCGGACTCGCCGACGCCCTCACCTATGAGCCCCCCACTCGCGACCCCCATCAGGACTCGTGCGGTGCGGCACTCGAAGCGGCGGGCGCACCCCTGCTGCGCAGCGCCGTCAGCGACGGATCGGTCAAGGAGACCGTCACCTTCCACGACCTGATCACCCTGACCGTGGGCATCGCCCTGGCCACCGAACAGCACTCCGACGCCGCCGAACAGGCCGACCGCCTCCTTCGGCTCGCGGTCGACGGAGTCAGCCCCGGGAGCTCCGCGCGCTGA
- a CDS encoding NmrA/HSCARG family protein, whose protein sequence is MTLTSAPVLVTGATGRQGGATARALLSAGVPVRALVRDPHKESAKAVQALGAELVTGDLNDRASLAPALRGVRSVFSVQMPPMSEAGVDFAGELAQATNLVRAAGEAGVPQFVQSSTSGVGEHTRAPGWAEGRWAPMQPYFETKQTILELVRGAGFDRWSVVKPAFFMENLPQLVPHGPAGGLATVLQPDTELALVAVADIGTAAAHAISDPDRFHGIELELAGDRRTMKEIARTLSEAWGVEVTAPSMSLSEALAAGMPAWGAGHEWSDVVGQPARPEFAHALGVPMTTFATWAFEHLTTAP, encoded by the coding sequence ATGACTCTCACCTCGGCCCCAGTTCTGGTCACCGGTGCCACCGGCCGTCAGGGCGGCGCGACGGCCCGTGCGCTGCTGTCCGCCGGCGTTCCGGTCCGCGCCCTGGTGCGCGATCCGCACAAGGAGAGCGCGAAGGCCGTCCAGGCCCTCGGCGCCGAACTGGTCACCGGCGACCTGAACGACCGGGCCTCCCTGGCCCCGGCCCTCCGTGGGGTCCGCTCGGTGTTCTCGGTGCAGATGCCGCCGATGAGCGAAGCCGGCGTCGATTTCGCGGGGGAACTGGCGCAGGCCACCAACCTGGTCCGCGCGGCCGGGGAAGCCGGGGTGCCGCAGTTCGTGCAGTCATCCACCAGCGGAGTCGGTGAACACACCCGGGCTCCCGGCTGGGCCGAGGGCCGCTGGGCGCCCATGCAGCCGTACTTCGAGACGAAGCAGACGATCCTGGAACTGGTGCGCGGCGCGGGATTCGACCGCTGGAGCGTCGTCAAGCCGGCGTTCTTCATGGAGAACCTGCCCCAGCTGGTGCCTCACGGCCCGGCCGGCGGCCTGGCCACCGTCCTGCAGCCGGACACGGAACTGGCCCTCGTGGCAGTCGCGGACATAGGCACGGCCGCCGCACACGCCATCAGCGATCCGGACCGCTTCCACGGGATCGAGCTGGAGCTGGCCGGCGACCGGCGCACCATGAAGGAGATCGCCCGGACCCTCTCGGAGGCATGGGGCGTCGAGGTGACGGCACCTTCGATGAGCCTCTCCGAGGCACTCGCTGCCGGCATGCCCGCATGGGGGGCCGGACACGAGTGGAGCGATGTCGTCGGACAGCCGGCCCGCCCGGAGTTCGCCCACGCGCTGGGCGTCCCCATGACGACGTTCGCCACGTGGGCCTTCGAACACCTCACCACGGCACCCTGA